The segment TGAGCCGCTTCGCTTGATCGATGCGCAGGCCGCCGTACTCCCGTCGCCACCGATAGAAGGTCTGGTCGGTTACCCCAAGGACCTTGCACACCTGGGCCACGGTCTCTCCCCTGGCCAGGCGCACCTCCGCTTCCCGGAGCTTGTTGATGATCTCCTCTGCCGCAAACCGTTTCCTTGGCATCGCTGCCTCCCTTTCCGTCCAGGCATTTTCCCACTTTGCGCCTGGTCTAGTTTTTGGGGGGCAGGTCAATGCCGGGCCGGGGATTTTCCACGCGCACGGTGAGCGTGGCATCCTTCTCCACCTCGGCCTTTTGGCCGGCCTGGGCGGGAAGGATGAACGGGTCGGGCGAGCCGCCTGAGATGAGGACGCGCGTGTTGCCGCAATCGTTCGCAGGCGCCTGGGGAGCAGCGGCGGCAGCGGC is part of the Chloroflexota bacterium genome and harbors:
- a CDS encoding transposase; amino-acid sequence: MPRSPCAWKIPGPALTCPPKTRPGAKWENAWTEREAAMPRKRFAAEEIINKLREAEVRLARGETVAQVCKVLGVTDQTFYRWRREYGGLRIDQAKRL